Below is a genomic region from Lineus longissimus chromosome 16, tnLinLong1.2, whole genome shotgun sequence.
aagaagtaagataaagaggtgcttaagaaaattaactttattgttaaaagattgacctgacctgcaggtgattggaatttaacaaaggctgattgcaatcatggagtaaattatataagaatcactgatttggcaaagattattacatttacaagacgtcaagatggaaagtgattgtacagtgtttgtcaaatccggacctactttccgtcaatgctgaatacgtcgatgagagctctcgaactatcattccatgcaaaaaatggcaatgacaacaccactaataacttcaaattattttccggttatgataacacaacacgcatcttcatgatcatgatctttctcaaactaactgaatgacctaatcgccttggacgcacaaccacatatcaatccgccccgacgatcgacacatccattcgattcgataacactcgatacagtttgataaataaacaaagttttcgtgcttttagctgtcaacatcaatggctataattaatatactcctgcagaatagtagaactaacagaactaatttccgaagtttccaatagtttgaacacaactcagaacatcacccatcagccaaggaggataccgcggtgacgtcacatcacgtgatcacgacccatattactgatcgctatggccaatcagattcagtctactgacagcaccagcaccaaacacatctccacgtctcactgtctggtgcgctcctgtacacaaatacaccaatagacatgaaatgttgcaataccttgtatggattcttcctgtgtaaaataaaatttacagagcagattaacttccacgaataaaaaagacgtttggcgtggccaaagtgttgaaataatgtctccgctaaaatacactacgaaatacactaggcaacgcactacgcgatacacggtagagatgcagttgagtttgttattgtttgacttagaagcccgcccatatcataatacattcatgtattcatgaagtatgaactcatttctgtcccatacaactctaagaacagtcaatttctccttaaatcatcaccgaaaccgcgatatccgcaggaagatttcgttctagtgtccgaaaatgcatgattttacaggggcgctaactcgacaaatagaggggatctatggggatctatgcgagttttaggtcctacaggtctcgaacttgtaaaatctgtaaacatgcctccaaatcccattatgataatgaagagattgccccatgtctgggagactgttttgaaaccatcgctaattttgcccatcagctggactcagatctgcataaattacgataaataatgaggtcgtcgcttcaatttcgcaaaggaagttgactccattcgaaggttgttttgaccaaattctgttgaactcatcgttatgagggcatttgaacacattctcgttgatcttttctataaacgtgtgaagattcgtaccaaaatacatttccgtaaaggcttaaataagaaaatttgtcacttacaaaatcatcgctccggtagaaataaaaaggtcaccgccattttcttgatgatagtactccaggtaacctcgaccgcgcagtggagggtcgagccgcctcgtcaatttaccccagacaagccgttcatacagtgaatgcactggcaataccagcagtccggtattccctggttcgaggttttcatgtcagttcgcggcggaaatttaaagcggggtcatctggggtcaaacaacagttttgctcactaccgccaactggtgatataaatccacactaatctattttatatcaaaacttctgtatcatgaagaccttttcaactttatttcaagcttttatctgctcgaatagagcgtcaaaaaattgttttttcatttacgccttttgccccctggggagctgaatttgagtcgaatcgcccaaatttttttctgtaaacaacattttctgcggtgtttatatacaaaaccatatttgaagtgcctcggctgtacggttacaaaatgcccaacatggctagatggatggcaggatggaaggacaaacaccaatcaattagctatttgactagctccgctgactttgtcagctgagctaaaaagtcaCTTGTGCTTGTCCCCGCGACCCCTCCGCTGCCCGCCGCCCCCGCCCAGCGCTGCTCACAGGCCTGAAAAGGCCGGGAGCGAATCCAGGGGCAGAAGAGATGGTCCCAACGTGGGAGAGCTGGAGGAGCTGGTCAATAAATGCCTGCTCAGACTCCAAAACCGGATCCGCGCCGCCCGAGGGATCGGGGCGTAAAATGTCCAGAGTCCCCACGGGCGTCCTGCCCCCCAAAGAAGGGGGGTCGACGAAGCCTTGCGGAGCATCCCTGAAACAAGGTCACCGATGCTCGTCGTCAAGACCTCCCAAGGGGGCACACCCAGCCTGGGGGATGGGGTCAGGTGAGGGTGAAACCTCTCCAGAGCCCCGGGGACCTCACCGCTGAACAGCGGGGGTCCCGGCGGAGGAGGGGGAGAAGGAGGGGGAGACGAAGACTTCCCCCGAACAGACTTTCTAGGCCCTCCCCGCACCgacttcttcaacttctttcCGGAAGTACCGGAAAAAGGAGATGTTGGCCCGGGGGCGGAATGGTCCGACCCAACAGGGACTGACTTGTCAGTATCCTGACTCGGGGAAGAACCAGGGCGGGCACTATGTATCCCTGACACACCGGACACCGGGCCATCACAAACCCCGAAGGGAAGGAGAGCCAGGAGACACGGGGGGGAACCCCAAATAAAACAAGAAAGACGTCAATAACGAATGGACAGAAACCATCCTTACATAATCTCAAAACCACAAGCTACGCAACAGGGTGAACGGGTCACGTGACCAGAAGCCCGGGAAGATACTgggaaaaaaagtttttgagaaGCGGATAAAAACCGCTCACAAACACAAAATGGGGAGGGAATGAAAAATCAAATGATCTCACCCGTGTCCAGATGCAATCTTCCAGCGGAAGGTGGCCAAGAGGGGTCTTTCTTTAATCCAAAATAAGCTCCAACCGGCTGAATAGATGGGAGAAACTCGGCACAGTGTTGAACAATGCGCTAAGGAAAAAGTACTGAGAAATGGAGgctttcacgaggcagaggctgtatttgGGCGCCGCCTTGGTGTAGCTACGTGAACTAACTAATCCTTTTTCTATTATAAACAGATTAatttttcctcgggtgtgttcgataagagtacacatgcaaaagtctgacctgggtagagtatgaacgacataaaatgaaACGCCCAAGTACGATAATTTTCAGCCAGTCCTATGAAACATCCACTGGCTGACAGTCACGTCTCCAATGAATTCTGCTCCACTGCTGTTAAGGCTGGACCCTGGTTAGCCAGAACTTCTGCTTGACAAATCATCTTGCCATATGAAGTGATCTGCTCCTATAGTTTGCTTTgagatgttgagaaatgttgcatatcgctctcattttcacactTGCTCatggattttcatgaaattgacCTCATATTAATCTTTACATCATGTCCCAGcattttaatccattcaaaaggTCATTCCTACCATAACCGCTCCCGAAATGTTGACTTTACTGCAAGATACTATTAGGTTTCCTGTTCATTTTGCACATCATTGGCCTCTCAGACAAGGTCattaaaatatcaatgtccAGGATGTCATTTGAGTTTTGACTCTCAGAGCTTGTACAAATTTTGTGTAGTAAACTTCCCCATGCTGTAGCCTTGGGCCCTGTTCAGGGGTGTTTGTGGTCAGAATGAATTCAAAAATAGATTACAATGTTGGGACAGGATGTGCTGTTTCATTTTAGGGAGGTTTCATGAATACTCAATTGTGAAAATAAGAGCGATTTCCTACAGCGCTCTTACTGAAACTGAAGCTTTTGGCGAGTGGTCCTTTTCTGTGGATTCAGAAAATGTTTGGGGAGTACTAGGCAGCTTGAGCAAGTGAAACACCGTGAAGAGACATGTATTTGATGTTATATCATGTTACTTACAATCTGGTTTGTAGCCGACGCTCAAAGGTGTCCTCTTCACTAATAAGCTGAAAGAAAAGGAGCGAAACTGGTAGATAATACCAATATTTATTGCCAAGTTGGGTAAAACTTGCAGACCTGACACTTATGGAAAAGTAGGGCAAAGCTTCGTAAAGgttatttttcttattttttgttCTACTTCTAAGTGACCTTTTTTTACATGGTGTAGACAATGACGACAACAGATTACACAAACTGGCCTTTTTGAGCACTTTCAGCATCATTCAAAATAACAGGGACAATTCTTGTACAAAGAGTGAACAAAATTGTTATCATTataattattatcatcatcatcattattatcatcatcatcatcattataatcccGGACTCTCTGTCTAGTGAGCAAAAAAACTTGcaaaaaatttagattggaaggTCAAAACATGCAGCACTTAATCCATCGAAACAATCTACAAACTTGAAGCTGTTGACTTGACCGGTGcaatgatgagtcatggtttTAGTGATCTTTTGTTAATTGATGGAAACCAAGCCAGTCATAAATCTGCCACATAGTATGATAGCTGGTGATGGAAAATGGGAAGTTTGCAAGTCTAAAGATCTCAATGTATATGGTGCCCGGATGATATCTAAATGGCGTAGCAAACAATTAGGTCAACGAAGGGAACGCAATGCGCAGCTAATCCAACCGAACGGGCACAGAATTTCAGCTGGTGGGATTTTGAAATTATTAACTATTGCATCGTAGGGGAAATAATACAGGGAACATGGGTTAATTGAGCGCAGCTCTCCCACCCCAGCCCATCATGTCACACAAAACTGGAAGCTCATCTGGCCACTAGTTAAGCAGTTACAGTCCACAATGTGAAATCCAAAATCAACGCCTGCAGCCATTATCAAACATCAGATTCAGCCCAAAATAGATCCGGCACCTCTCCCAGACCAACCTCATCAGGCCACGGAAAATTGAAGTCCACCCCATAACTCGCCCTGTAATTACTGTTCGGAAAGGAAAGTCTGAGATGTCCACCAATTTTTTCGAATCGACCTCAGAATTGATAAAGCACGTATCCCACCCCACCCAAATATTATGTTGCAGACAATTCATTCCCATCAGGAGACTTGTTCTGCAGTTACAGTCTGGAAtgcaaaattcaagatggccatcTGGCAGATCTATAAGAGACCGGATTgggaaacaagaggcccaagggcctggcgctcagctggatgacctaataacataggactgagggtatactataaagtagtaaatatcggctttgtactactgtttgaaggtcaagagaacacgttataccactaaaatttccaatgcagagctgccagctggatgaaatatgattgaactaatcagccatggtatgtaaatattacaggaggcaacggaagatatccctagttcagtatgttgtatcagtagctttacagaaaaaaagtgtcagagaggatgagacttctccatggacaactgtggtatgtccaggctgggttgtacagcataaggatacaaaatgctgtctgtaagtgtaattgagaggtatcctgatttaacagaggtcaaaataaatagaaattaccagtttgggactagcaccactttcttttttttttaataaggtagagattacaggagtcaacaaaattaattttattgagagaaattgacctgttctgcaggtgattggaatttacaatacaaagggtcgtttttcatgacattgtgctctactgcgtattcctagtcatagtgagtcgatctgcaaccaatctatccttggcgcagacaggttcaaattggctatatcttgaatagatcgaattgcgatgaaaatctaatgcaataaaggagcaatatcgaagagacaaattaatcaaaccaattgtccacagactcggaccctgaaatggcacgatgtatgcgtgcatataaaagtatatcaattggtcccatagagatgatgaggcaatgtcaatatgccttgttccttagtcagcaacatgcccctttttatacggagaagaaggagaacccagataggccttcacatgtcggcttccaaatggcttgaaccaactgtactatcactactataactttaaaatgcgtgctcctcctagtcctacatgtagcaatgtctcagccaaaaaggcaaagtgagcagctccttggtaaggccatgtcaggttccgcgcgcctcttcagatacatcaagtattgaaagctgtggtgagctgagcacataaaagaccatggtcaccttaatttgaaaatcccttcataatcaagtgctacctctgactaaaacagcacaatagaccaccaatttgatccagctcctaactgcgggaaaacccaagtccagcaaccaaaagtaccaaaaatacatttttgtttacatttgaactgcacacatgcgtttgtttacaatttcatttcccgcgaaatctcgaaaatcaggtgacctgcaatcgtggattgaaaataacattaacctcggttcagcaggtcagcaggtataccggctgttccaatcatccccctacagccagctgttcaaaaggtaatgttattcaccccacagggagtgcaagtaattgattaagcccctgcataacttaacagcaatggcttggcttctgtgagtggtaaggagaattgacagtttttttatgggagtaacattattgtgttgcttaaaacgtctactttttactcatgtaagaatcgtagtactaataataactttcaacttattttccagttatgataacacaacacgcatcttcatgatcatgatctttctcaaactaactgaatgacctaatcgccttggacgcacaacctaaccacatatcaatccgccccgacgatcgacacatccattcgattcgataaccctcgataaagtttgataaataaactagaacggagatttcacaggagcacctgtgaattcatgactccagggttgttttgagggcgatattgtaagagttggtcttgagtatggggacgtgaaggtccgtgtgaggcacctggggagagaagactagttgttTATACCACAGGCCCTTGAGTACATGTCTTTATAATAGGGGTAGAAGGCGTAAAATAGGCGTAAAATAGGGGTATAAGCCCAGGAActagtttcgtaccaaaatacgttgccgtaaaggcttaaaaaagaaaatttgtcacttacaaaatcatcgctccggtagaaataaaaaggtcaccgccattttcttgatgatagtactccaggtaaccggcgggaaatttaaagcggggtcatccgggttcaaacaacagttttgctcactaccgccaactgatgatataaatcgacactaatctattttatatcaaaacttctgtatcatgaagaccttttcaactttatttcaagcttttatctgctggaatagagcgtcaaaaaattgttttttcatttacgcattttgccccctggggagctgaatttgagtcgaatcgcccaaatttttttccgtaagcaacattttctgcggtgtttataagcaagactagatttgaagtgcctcggttgtatgattacaaaatgcccaactttgtctacagatggctggatggatggaaggacggacaccaatcgaatagctatttgactagctccgctgactttgtcagctgagctaaaaaattgaTGGGGCACCTCTCTCAGCCCACCCTGTCACAGAAAATTCAAGCCCACGGGGTGACTCATTCTGGACTTAGTCCGGAAcgcaaaatccaagatggccacctggcagccatacCAGATATTGGGCGAGGCCAAAAATCACCCAGCACCAATCAAGCCACCACACTTCACACCCCAACTGTAATATGAAACCAATCTGCACGCAATTTCCTCAGTCGAACAGAGCTACCTCACGGCCGTTAGctaggtaatttttacttgtggagaaatccctcggtcttgttactatgaatagcctgccgaccaccgcgccaacggcgggttgagtaaccaaagtggcttggtatataataaggaatacgaccaggagacccgggctcgcgattttcaaagttggtcaagcaaatctcctgctacaccatcgacgagccgtgtagttggttccacattgtagcatacaccaccaagatgagaaattaccatataattttcccttttcatcattctgtttacgtttataaagacttgctagtttctattcttggttcataagagtccctcgatatgggttcttcgttaccatgtacgaattcttggcatatgaaccgatcttacctgttttaaactgattttccggcgaaatatcgaagaaactcgcacgggatttggcacatcagcaaatttctccgccagttgacgaagtacccaaaaattgattacgcagtaaccattcctggcacatgacctaattattattcacttccgatttgggtccctcccttcataatcgacgcgttcaaagttggtcaagggaaattacttcataaatcatgcaaattaccacgaaggcgtcatgtttgcagatcaaccaatcagatcggagattccacaggagtcatatgatcaaataaattgttaaggcacattgttgtctaacggccGTGACCTACGGGGCGCGAATCTTCCACCTTTTCAGATACCTTAACAACTAGGCTATCAGGATTGGGATCGGAGCCAACCCACAAAAAACAACAGAGGCGCAAAGTTAAAGCGAAAGGGCAGCGCAGTCATGTATTTCAGGTGCCAGTCCCAGCATCATACCCGACCGCAGTCAATAATAGATACAGCCTCACCTTGCTACTTTGATCTTCTTTGGATTATGTTCCTTCAAGAGCTTGAGTAGATGAGTCATTGTGTTCCCTGTATCAATGATGTCCTCCACAACAAGGACATTCTTTCCTTCGAGACCATTCAAGTTGTCACCACCAATCACTTCCACAGAACCCGTTGAGGAATCATTCTGAAAACAAAGACTGTCTTTAACCTTTGGACATGGATCGTCACCATAGCGACGATTCATATTAAACATTAATTTTCAGTGCATATGCTACCTGGAGAAAACGCTAACAAAGTCTCCCATGCATCTTCTAAGAAAGGCAGATTTCCAACATTAGTTTGAAGGCTGGAAATGCCCTCCCCCCAAAACGAAACCTGTGGTGCAAACTTTCCACCTGGGCGCAGTAGCCATGACACCTATTTCTGAGCAAGTCATGTGGTTTCACCTGAATCTGTGCATGCCATCTTCTTGAGGAATACTCGGAGTATCAGCAGAACGACCCACGGTCCCCATGGTGCCAACATTACAATAAACTTACCATGTAGCTCTTCAATCGTATAAAGTCTATAGAAAGTGGGACAGACTCTTCCATGGTCTGATTCATCTGCTTGAGTTTATCTAAGAGGTCAGCAAAAAACTTGTAACCTCCCTTCAGTACACATAATGCTGTGACGGGTACGGTTCCAAACTCTTGCACAATGTCTTTTGCCAGTTTCTCGATCCTGCAAATGAAGATCATCATTTAAAACCTACACTCTGGACGctgtggaccggcctcgttcctcaccctcaCCACTGACATGTAACAAGTGTTGAGCTTTCTGGAGGTTTTGTAACGATGGCCACAATGAATTGGCCAGTGAATGCAGTGCCGATAGTTTATCAACTGTTGGAAGGGACGCTGTAGGCGGAATAACATTTTGTGATCAATTTTCGCCAATTAGCGCAAAAAGTTCAAAGTAGTCGTATTGGCACTTACAGTGACTATGTAACGTGAGATTTTATAGTGCAAAGATTTTTGCATTTAactgttttttttgttgtttcttCACATGTAAGTCAACTACTAATACAACACAGTGTATACGTAATGTAtaccatctaaaccatgggagaAATGCAGTGTAGGAATGAAGTGTATCAGCTACTCTATTATGTATGCCAAAGTGGTATACGTCGAAAATTCCGATTTGGTGCAGAAAATGCCCTAacagtttcgttacagcaatgCTCATTGGGTAATCGTCCAGCCGTATGAATTCCCGCTATATGTggcagtccataaggagaccaaattaggatgacgcgatggggTGCTCAGGGAGTCTATAAAACTTTGCATCAGTCGAAAAATAACATCCGACCGAAACTTATCAGTGACAAAACTAAGAGTTCCTAATGGCAGGAATTGATAAAGGCTACTGAAAGTATTTATTAGTTAATAACAACTAGGCTTTTCCTAACTTGGGCTTCTATACTGTGATTTCAATACATTCGGGCAAATCAACAGGGTTCAAATCAAACTTCTCTTCTGCTAATCCTGAAAATTCCTTGGTGATATGTACCATCTTTTAAGATTTATCCTCTAAAGTAGTTCTGACCGTTAGTCCGGAGAGAGATCCTTCAGACCTATGAAGACTGCACACCAGCGCTTTAGCCTACTTTCTTCACTTTCTCAGATGGTGAAAATGTACATTCTCATATCCTGTTTTAATAcaagtccggcgcagatcaatCATCTAGATTTGCCCTGATGATGAACATGTGAACAACAGGGCCAGCAATAGGCTTCCATTAAAATTGATGACGCATTATTACTTTGAGGCTGTGGCGCGCGATGGCCACTGTATTCATCATTCAGTGTGTGCAGTCttaaatattttgagaaaaatcttgTCTTGGAGTTTGGACCTTCTTGTGTTGGCGATAAGATAATTTGTTCAAACTCTGTAAAAAttcctttttttgaattttcttggATCACTTCATAAAGATGACATAGCATCTAGAGATACCACTAGAATCAAGCTACCGAAAAATCAGATATTTCTGAATGTGTACTTTGCTTACCTGTCATTGACCAATCCAGAGGGAATCAGGACATGATCTAACGAGTTCTCATAATGTTTTGGTATACAAAACAAATTCAGGGGATGTCCTTTGTAATCATCGTCAATCTGGAAAGATAGTCAATGCTCAGTCACACTCGGTACACCTCGGCCCAAGACTAAGTTTAGATGGGTGATAAGTTGGAGTGTGGTTACTTTGATAAGGATTGCATATTACGCGTGCATCTTGATGTAGATCTGCTCATGTAAATTGTAATGTCAATTAAAGCACCATTGGCATtactaagggcaatattacccagctgtcggcggCACAGTCACCTCATATTCTTCATAAGTAGTTTCCACCAACAAATTGTACAATATTTTCGGGgggcatagtgggtggcagcaccagacggaggaagtagttcgcctagggttttttcgacaccctccgcacagACTCCACTCGTTctggaacactcacttacttgttaatctgcagtggttagcttgtttttattgcagtaaagaaatgttaatcgggatttttaattatattttatatttgccccgggtattcatatggttcatgcccatttcgccttgtcttttttcgccttttcccattttgcctttaaaaaatatacatttcgccttctcctatttcgccttttccaattttgcctcttcccaatccgccttattctatctcgcctttgtcttttttcgccttttcatttttcgccttatgctattttgcctctgttttatcttgccttatcacaagttgccttatccattcttgccttcgtctgagtttgccattgtcttaatctgccttctcctatttcaccttgtcctaatttacctttgtcctaattcgccttcatcctatctcgcctttacccgccccgcctttgtattatttcgccttcttcccatttcgccttcttcctactttgcaacaaacttggtgtctttacccatgtttgttgattttgagtcaatctttcatatgaaagtgtcttcaacagtgttgaagggcttctagggtccattcgggggtacccccaaccaaaacacggtggacattgccaaaattacaagtgtacataacttctcagccattatagtcatattacattacataccatattgcaaaagacttttgtcttatttacccatgtttgtggggccagtctttcatatgagagtgtttccacgaattatgttttggtaccctacccaaggctgttgcttaattaccaatattttcaaatcttcataacttctgaaccatctacatgtaagcttacatgtatctccaaaaccaacttagtatctttacccatgtttgtcaaatcttagagttttccaagtctttcatggaaatattttggcatagtgttttggcattctctaatgagtaagacttgtgacctggtactatataggagggatgggggtgctaagtatttcattgatcattcaaagtgtgagtgcttctgaagttcttttattatggactatggtcaataggcctattcaaatacagcaatctggaagatgtattcctttgatcattggggaattatgaggccttctcacagaacgagttagctctcaagaacgtcccacgcagtgttccctttagatggttttggtacgtttgatgttcttcattcacagcaatgctataacttagcatgagataatacaagtaccaaagtttttttgaacagaatcattaaactactcaagacactgcccccccccccccctgcgaataatagaccccttgcttaacgaaggggaattgataaaaggcgaggtgagatatggcgaaacgggagaaggcaaaatgggaagaaggcgaattgacacaaaggtcaatcaagaaaaggcaagatgagataaggcaggatggaaccaaggcagaataggacaaaggcgaaataagaaaaggcaaactaggatgaggcaagatgagaggaaggcgagttgggaagaaggccaattggaacaaaggcgagataa
It encodes:
- the LOC135500374 gene encoding hypoxanthine-guanine phosphoribosyltransferase-like produces the protein MAETPEYMVIDDDYKGHPLNLFCIPKHYENSLDHVLIPSGLVNDRIEKLAKDIVQEFGTVPVTALCVLKGGYKFFADLLDKLKQMNQTMEESVPLSIDFIRLKSYMNDSSTGSVEVIGGDNLNGLEGKNVLVVEDIIDTGNTMTHLLKLLKEHNPKKIKVASLLVKRTPLSVGYKPDFTGFEVPDCFVVGYALDYNEYFRDLSHICVINEAGKKKYSVRS